TACCCAGAACTAGAATCTGGGTCGTGTGATCCAGACTCCTGTGCTCCCGTCTCCTATTACCAGGAATTCACCCTGACCGGATTAAAATTTCTTGTTGGTTCATTCCTGTTTCAATATGTTGCTCTATCTGGTCTAATTGAGGCACTATTGGTACTTTGGTTTGTCATATTTTGAAATATGTTGTGACACAATAATATTATCACTAGTTACTAAGCTAATTTTTAGTAAGCAAAGAGTAATGACTTGAACACGAAGGGCTCTACTTATGATCTTGCTTTAATTCCTGAACAACTATGCATCAGAGACCATAAGACATCCTCATTTAGAACATGAATAATGAATTCCCCTTGATtttgtaatatattttttttctgtttcagGTATGCGATCATCGTTCTCTGGTACGAGCAGCTCGACAGCATCATTTGCTTCAACGATAGGAACTTGCCCATCCACTGTTAAGACATTTACAATAACCGAACTTGAGAAGGCCACAGAAAACTTCAGCTTCAGTAAAATAATAGGTGAAGGGGGTTATGGGCGCGTTTATCGTGGTATAATTGAAGATGGTGTTGAGGTTGCTGTCAAATTGCTCACAAGGAAACATCAGAACAGGGATCGCGAGTTCATTGCGGAGGTTGAGATGCTAAGCCGTTTGCATCACCGCAATCTTGTCAAGCTGATTGGTATATGCATTGAACGGAGCACGAGATGCTTGGTATTTGAGCTTGTTCCAAATGGAAGCGTTGAATCTCATCTACATGGTATGTGAAACTATGTTAATTTCATATTATCTTAACATTACCTACATAATTCTTAAGAAACTTGGACTGGGAAGCCAAGAACATTATGCTTGGACCTAGTTTGTTTTCTTTGGCATCTAATATTTTTCAATTTGTGTACTTCTATTTTGATATTTCAGGCTCAGATAAAATCTATGGTCCACTTGATTTTGACACTAGAATGAAAATAGCCCTCGGTGCGGCACGGGGACTAGCCTATCTGCATGAGGATGCCAATCCCCATGTCATTCACCGGGATTTCAAGGCTAGCAATGTTCTGTTGGAAAACGATTTCACTCCCAAGGTTGCTGATTTTGGGCTGGCAAAGGAAGCATCAGATGGGATGGATCATATTTCTACTCAGGTCATGGGGACTTTCGGGTACGAGCTCTACTATTACTATTCCACAATTGCCATCACAAAATTCTTGAATGCACTTTTGATGACGGCGAGCGTAATTTACTCATGAATCTTGATACAAATTATTTGAACTATTTATACAATTTTATTTCATTACTGCTTAATTATGGATCATTTCATTCATTTGTCTCCATGCTTTGCAGGTATGTTGCCCCAGAGTATGCGATGACGGGGCATCTACTTGTCAAGAGCGACGTCTACAGCTATGGTGTGGTGCTCCTCGAGCTGCTGTCAGGCCGGAAGCCCGTGGACATGACCCAGCCACCGGGGTCCGAGAACCTGGTCACCTGGGCGCGTCCACTCCTCACCACCCGAGAAGGCCTTCAGCGGCTGGTGGACCCGTCGCTACCGGCGGGCTACGACTTCGAGAAGCTGGCCAAGGCGGCGGCCATCGCGTCCATGTGCGTGCACATCGAGGCATCGCAGCGCCCGTTCATGGGCGAGGTCGTGCAGGCGCTGAAGCTGATCCACAGCTGCGGCGGCGCAGCCGGCGATGAGACCTGCAGCGGctccttcggcggcggcgcgacggaggagTCCCCCTGGAACGACGGCAGCCGGAGCACGTGGAACGACGGTCCCGCCACGCCGGGTCCGGCGTTAGCCCTGGGCTACGGCTCggaccccgccggcgccgcggacgACGAGCGGAGGCCGCGGTCGGCGTCGAGCGCCGTGCTGGACAAGATCGAGTCCCTGGCGATGTACGACTGGTCCGGCCCGCTGCGCTCCAAAGGGAGGCTCAGCTTCTACAGGCTGAGGGGGAGCATGAGCGAGCACGGCCGGCCCTCGGACGACGGCAGCGTGGAAGGCTACTTGATGTAAGCCGgctggccggcgacggcgaccgtcCGCAGattggcgcggcgggcgcgcctTCGCGTTTCTTGTCTCGATCTAGAATTGTATAGCTCCTGCTTGACGAGATTTTGGTGCCTGTTGCGAAGAACACACCGTTCTGATCCTCTAATGTAGTCGATGCATTTTGGCCCGGAATAGACGAGCGAGAACTGGAGGCTGTCAGAGTTGCCAACCCATCATCGTGACTCTGAACACACAAGATGCCTTCGGGATTAGCATTCTGACATCCAGCGAGACGAGCGGAAACTGGGCCCAAGCTGACAGCGCAGTGGGGGCCCAAGTAGCAGACACCGAGCACTGAGCATTTCATCGCAAACGTGGCGCGCCTTCCATCTTCCCCCCACCACTCGAACAGACTAGCGCTCCACTAGAAGCGCCTCCTCGCTTCTTCCTTTCGCACGACCGGaagcgacggccgacggcgaaGTGAACCAAGGCAAAACGACGGCAATCGCCGACCCCCTAATGGCATCAACCAGCGCTCCCGCAAGCGCGTGCCGCGTCACGCCGGCGCGCTCGACGGCCTCCTTCCTCCCCGCGCGCTCGCTGGCGGGCTGCAGGGCGGTGGTTTGGCGGTGCTGGAGCGCTaggagggggaggcggagaAGATGGGCGGCGCTGAGGGCCAGGTGCGTCGGAGGCCAGTCGTCCGCCGTGCAGCCCGATTCCGGCAGCGCTGGGGAGGGgttggtggcggaggaggacgggccgcgccggccgccgttcGACCTCAACCTCGCCGTCGTGCTCGCCGGGTTCGCATTCGAAGCCTACACCAGCCCGCCGGTGAGCCCCTTGTTCCCCTATCCACGAACCGCACAGTCCGCACTAGCCCGTCAAGCTGGTGCAGGCAAGCGGCATGGATTAACTTACGTGGCACGATTGGTCGTCGTATTTGGCAGGCAGATGTGGGCTGGCGCGAGACCGATGCGGCGGACTGTCAGACAGTGTTCCTATCCGAGTGAGTTGTGGGTTTAGCCTTCCTTATAGAGCTTGAACTATTTGTTGTGGACTTGTTGCTATTGTGTTAATCAATAGGACTGAGATTTCTCATTTCTGAATGTGCCGTTGCTGTCACCGGAAATGTTCTGAATGATGCTGCAACTATTGCAGCGTGTTTCTCCGTGAAGTATATGATGGACAACTAGTTGTGAAACTGAAGAAAGGCATAAATCTTCCTGCAATGGACCCATGGGTACGGTGATGCCTAATAGCTTATGCTGCTGAATACTCATCAATCATCATTTGCTTTATCGTTGCTCTTTGTTTCTCGAACATATGGATGCTATTTTCTCATTTGCTGCATTTATTCATGACAAGTGCCTTGTTTCTTTGAATGGAGTAGCACTACGTTTTACATGTTCTGCAACTGTTACTTGAAGTCCTCTTCTTCGACTCTTAACAATTCCGTTCTCCTAATTCCTTCACAGGGTACAAGTGATCCTTATGTAATTCTACAACTGAATGGCCAAACTGCAAGAAGCAACATTAAATGGGCGTGAGTTGCTTGTACCAATTCTTGTATGCTGGGGCTGGGAGTGCTACTATAAAACAAGAACTTCCTGTCGGCTCTCTGTATGCAAATTAAGATAGTTTATGCTATATATATCGAAGCCTTTTTATTTCATTTGGGAGTACTCAATTAGTGAGTAATTTCCTTGAGAAAAGTTGAAATTTCTAGTCGTTTGCATTATTGCTGCAGAGTGTGATTTCAGTGATTGATCATCGTAGGACGAAGGAGCCAACATGGAATGAAAGTTTCACGTTTAACATTAGGAAATCTCGAGAAAATCTGCTTCAGGTATCAAGAAGTTTATATAATTTCATGGTCCCCATTTCTGGCCCATTTTGGTCCAATCATTTTACTCGTGTGTTTTGTACTCTAGTTAACCATTAATCCTTGATCCCATTAATCTGTCGACTGTCTTGATCCCATAGGCTTGTAGTGATGTTGGGCTTGGTCCAGGTCTTATAAACTGTGTTGAATGTTGGGTACATCAACTCCCCTGAAACTTAAGATGAATCAGCAACATTTACATCAAATATCCAACATACTGAAATGCATGCCTATGGTTTTCAGAATTCCAGAATTCATGGTGAAGATTGTTTTTATTGACCCAAACGAAGTGGATAAGAAAACATGCATTTCACTATAGGAACTGATAGTAATCCACCATATGATTTTGTGCacctttattttttgttttaatcACTTACTGTGTTATATCTTGGTGCTGCCATGAATGATTTTGTGCCTTTTGGCATGCGGTACCATATTCTACAATAGGTTGCAGCTTGGGACGCGAACCTTGTTACCCCACACAAACGCATGGGAAATGCTGGATTGTACCTTGAATCACTTTGTGATGGTAATTCTCTGTATTAACAACAAAATCTCAATCTCTTCCCGCTGGTATTTCCTGCATTATAACAAAgatctttttagccgattcccaATAGATCATGGGTGCTGTTTCCTTCTTGTTCACAGTAGGACTGGTCTGTACAGAATCTTGGCTAAAATCAATGGTAAAACAGGATGGAATTGACCAGACATAATAGGGAGCGGATAAATTCCGCTTGCTCTTATGGAGAAATTTGAGAAAATAAACAGGTTGCATGTATTATTTATGATTGTGGTGTTACATGAAAGAACAAATTAGTGATTTACAATAGGCTTAATTCAGTCCAAATGTGGACAAACTTGCCAATTCCACCAGTTCGTGAATCTCAAAGATGCAACTTATCATGCGCACCGGGAGTTCTGATACTATCTAACAGCCACTGTCATTTTCCCTAATAATCGTCAAACTCCACAATCACATGTTTCTCAACTGTGCAATCTTTCTGATCTGCACTGTGCATCCTGTTAAAAAATCATACAGGGATTAGTATAGCTAAGACTATTTGCTAATATTCATAAGCAGTAATAAGTTAAACAATGTCTTGTTGCTTTTCAATGGTATAGCGATATTTCCTAAGAAAAGTCAACATATGCCAAAATGcaacttagtttttttttaaaaaaaaactggtaAATCTATGACCAGTTATGCCAATTTGGTCAAACTGAAAGTATAATCTGTAGGTCGGTTGCTTTTTTGTCTCTTGCTTCAATTTTCATTGCAAGTACTCATGTGAAAAATTGCTCAGTGTGCAATCAGGTTTTCTCCataaatatttaatatgaaCACATTTTTTCATCTTGCTCTTTGTGGAAAGCTTATAGTGCCCTTGTTCCTTTGTAGGAAATAGTCATAATGTTACTGTTGAATTAGAAGGCCTTGGTGGTGGTGGAACTATTGAGATAGAGGTAACatacttgcattttttttctggtCATTGAGCACAAATGTGCACCTTGCCTCTCAGATGGGGGAAGAAGCAGCAAAATCCTTActtatctttttcttcttatttttaaTCCTTCCATCTATATGTTCTTATAAAAGCAACACCAGTAGAACAATTTTTCACAATTATCTAGGAAAGCCTTTTCGACACGATCTAGCGTGCAGTAATTTTAGTCATACATAGCAGCATTTGATATTATAAAGCCACATTGGAATCCATAAATTGTACGTACCATCCATTATTGCCAGAAGTGGACCCAAAGAGGGCCTAGTGGGGGCACGTGCCCCCACACAGATTCTGTATTCTGGTGAACTTGGCTCCTATGTCAAAAGTTTACAAAGGCAATGCACTAGCAGGCCTTGTTCAATTTTGTTGAAGATTTGTGATGTTTTGTTTCATTCTAATTGGTGATCTAAGTTCCTTGTATAACGCTTCAGGTCAAATACAAGAGTTATGATGATATTGAGCGCGAGAAACAATGGTGGAGAATACCCTTTGTGTCTGACTTTCTTGTGAAGAGTAGCCTGGGATCTGCTCTTAGAACAGTCCTTGGATCTGAAAGTATAAATGCAAGTCAGTTTGTGCAGTCTGCATTCGGGCAACTAAGTTCTTTCACTTACACCTACCTTCCAAAACCATCATCTTTGGAAAGTGGAGGTGAGGTCTCTGAAAGTGTTGAAGAACCCCGGGATAACGCAGTTGAATCAAACAACCTTCAACAGCAGAAGATTGATTCTGGAGATAGTTTAGATTCTCACTGTGAGGCTCAATCTCCTGCTGCAGCTGTTAACAGTGAAGGAGATGTGTCGTCAGATGAATACTTCTGGAGAGCTTTGAATAACGTGCTCAATCAAAATGTTCTACAAAACTTTGGATTTTCTCTTCCTGAGGTCAAGAAATTGGATGGATTTGACCTATTAAGTTCACTTGGTCTGAAATCACGCGAAATTGCTGAACAGAAATATTTAGAATCTGGACTGGCGACGACAGATACTTCAACAAGTGATGGCAGTGAAACAACTCCTGAAGATTCAGTTGGTGTTGACAATGAAAATGGTGCATTGACAACCAAAGAGGAGGATCAGTCTTCCTTTCTGGACATCAATAAAGTATCTCGGGATGTATTGTCTCAAACAGAAAATATACTAGGTGCTCTAATGATACTTTCGAAAAACCTCTCACCACATGACAACAAGTCAGTAACAACAAATGAGACAAATAAAAAAGATGGTATGATCATAGAACAAGAAGTTGCTGCAGCTGAAGACTCTATTGATAAGGATAATACTGTTGCATCTACCAAACTATCTGTTGATGCACAGAAAGCAGAGGATATGCGGCATCTGTTTGCAAGTGCAGAGACTGCCATGGAGGCATGGGCTATGCTTGCCACCTCACTTGGGCGTAATAGTTTTATCAAATCAGATTTTGAAAAGATATGTTTTCTTGACAATGTTTCGACAGATACACAAGTGAGTTATTGTTGTGATATCAATGAGTTTGCTGTCTCCATATACTCGTGCTGGTAGATTATATCAACAAATGTATTCAGGTTGCCATTTGGCGCGATTCTTCACGAAGAAGGCTAGTTGTTGCCTTTCGAGGAACTGAACAAGTATGCATTAACATGAAAGCCTTATTTGAGATCTGTTAATACTTAATAGAATATTGACTTGATATTTGTAATGTATCCCATCTTATTCACTTTTCCTTGCATTGTTTCTACATACCTACCTAGTCAAAGTGGAAGGATTTGAGAACTGACTTAATGCTGCTACCTGCTGGGTAAGACTTAAGAACCCCTTTTAAATTGTATGTTCCATTGGCACAACATGATTTCAACCTGATTGCAGACTAAACCCTGAAAGGCTGGGTGGTGACTTCAAACAAGAAGTTCAAGTTAGTCGTCTACTCTCTTCTCTTTATTATGTGATTGTTCACATATTATGCTAACTGACATGATCTCATACCATGTATTAGGTTCACAGTGGATTCTTAGGTGCATATGACTCTGTTAGGAATAGGATCATGGCGCTCATCAAATTTGCAGTAGGATACCAGTAAGTATTTGCATTGAAAAAGGAAGCGGGAAAATTCATTTCAACCTTCCATAGCATGTCCTCGTTGCACAAGGGATTTTGGCTATATATCTCAGTATCTCACAAAATTATTGCTGAAAAAGCAACCCTTGGATTTAAAATTCGGATGCTTCTGCGTTTAGTGAATATAAAGATTCATTAACTATCTATCTCAAACTTCATTCACAAATATCTCATTATTCCACTGCAGggatgaagaagatgcagaaaatATACCTAGGTGGCATGTATATGTAACTGGACACAGTTTAGGTGGAGCACTAGCAACCCTTCTTGCTCTTGAACTTTCATCAAGTCAAATGGCCAAGTAAGTTAGAACTTTGTCTTGATCTAAATCCGCGATCTTGTCATTTCACAGACAGCTTATGCCATCATTTGATCCATGGTATGTGGAAAGAGGTAAAGTTCAAGCATTTAACACACAGTAAACCTAAACAAGATCAGATGAACTTGGATGGCTCCTTTTTAGCTGCTTTGCCTCTAGATAGTGTTTGCCTTCATAATGAAGAAAAGAGTGTCAGGATACTGTCATTCTAATAAATGGTCTGTTACACTGGTGCTTCATTCATTTTAAAGAAGATAATTAATGTTTAACTTATTTCTGTATATGATTGTGTTATAAAACCGTCAACATAGCTCACCAATAATTTATGAATGTATAACTCTTCTCCTGCAGTTGGTAACTCTCAACAATTTTCTATTATGGTTTTCTAATATTTTCCTACACGTTTTTCAATAGTAATGTGTTGATATTTTTCATGTTTTTCATGTCACCTTGTATAGGAATGGTGTCATATTTGTCACAATGTACAACTTTGGCTCCCCTAGAGTGGGAAATAGAAGATTCGCAGAAGTCTACAATGCGGTAATTTCAGGACCATTTACTAACTTAATTTAGAAACAGAATACTTGATAAAGTGCAACTGAGAATGATAATATTCTTCTGTACATATATTCTGCACATACAAGTCATTTCACTGTGGAGTTGTAGAAATGAATGCCAATTTTGAGCAACTTAATATTTTCATGTATTGGCATAATTTTTTTATCTGCTTTCTGTCCTTGAATATTGGACAAAAAATATTGGGGAAGTTCATATTGAATATGAATATCAAGTATCTATCTAGTTTTAATTTGAAATATTGTAATATCAAGCGTTTGGGAAGCTGCATAGAAATATTATTAAAGAAGACATACAAAATGCTGACAATCCTTTGTctggaaggagagagaagataagatatagaaaaaaaagtaaaaaaaaggaaCCAGGAATAATCTAACCCTTTCGTTTGGTATTGGAAAACATAGTAATAAAATTTTCTTACCCTTATGCAGTATGGTGGTATTCAGCTCCTAGATAAGATATGCCTACACCCGTGCCAAACCAAATTCCAAAATCACATCTAGTTGACAGTAAATCTTATGTGTAATTTGGTGTTCCCATTGATGAAGCCTGCATGCTGAAATCCGTGTATATATCATTATGGGTTAAGTTGTAACTCCAAGACTGTTTATCGTAATTGAACTGCAATGATCTACGAACTAGAAAATCAAAAGCAACCacaatatatttaaaaatattttttgggTTATTTTGCAGAAAGTAAAGGACAGCTGGAGAATTGTCAATCACCGAGATATCATTCCAACAGTACCACGTCTTATGGGCTATTGCCATGTGGAAGCACCAGTTTATCTCAAATTTGGAGATTCCAAAGATGAACTGGTAA
This portion of the Setaria viridis chromosome 7, Setaria_viridis_v4.0, whole genome shotgun sequence genome encodes:
- the LOC117863334 gene encoding uncharacterized protein, which encodes MASTSAPASACRVTPARSTASFLPARSLAGCRAVVWRCWSARRGRRRRWAALRARCVGGQSSAVQPDSGSAGEGLVAEEDGPRRPPFDLNLAVVLAGFAFEAYTSPPADVGWRETDAADCQTVFLSDVFLREVYDGQLVVKLKKGINLPAMDPWGTSDPYVILQLNGQTARSNIKWATKEPTWNESFTFNIRKSRENLLQVAAWDANLVTPHKRMGNAGLYLESLCDGNSHNVTVELEGLGGGGTIEIEVKYKSYDDIEREKQWWRIPFVSDFLVKSSLGSALRTVLGSESINASQFVQSAFGQLSSFTYTYLPKPSSLESGGEVSESVEEPRDNAVESNNLQQQKIDSGDSLDSHCEAQSPAAAVNSEGDVSSDEYFWRALNNVLNQNVLQNFGFSLPEVKKLDGFDLLSSLGLKSREIAEQKYLESGLATTDTSTSDGSETTPEDSVGVDNENGALTTKEEDQSSFLDINKVSRDVLSQTENILGALMILSKNLSPHDNKSVTTNETNKKDGMIIEQEVAAAEDSIDKDNTVASTKLSVDAQKAEDMRHLFASAETAMEAWAMLATSLGRNSFIKSDFEKICFLDNVSTDTQVAIWRDSSRRRLVVAFRGTEQSKWKDLRTDLMLLPAGLNPERLGGDFKQEVQVHSGFLGAYDSVRNRIMALIKFAVGYQDEEDAENIPRWHVYVTGHSLGGALATLLALELSSSQMAKNGVIFVTMYNFGSPRVGNRRFAEVYNAKVKDSWRIVNHRDIIPTVPRLMGYCHVEAPVYLKFGDSKDELANNGILDDEDQGDVIGEYTPDVLVTEFMKGEKQLVEKLLQTEINLLRSIRDGSALMQHMEDFYYVTLLENVRSRYQVVDSAIDESRQLTA
- the LOC117863335 gene encoding receptor-like serine/threonine-protein kinase ALE2 gives rise to the protein MPPRAAALLFLLVVSVQFGTSSSTSIAAYLFGFLSRTHLQHFPALAPGPAPSPQPQGPIIAHPVHRHHRKRHHASPPPSSPSSERQDCSGTTCSAPLTSTPIGSPCGCVYPMQIQLDLGVAPYQLFPRIDELEIEVAAGTFLKQSQVRIMGAGSSLQDPEKTTVTIDLVPLGQKFDRTSASLISNRFLQKKVPINSSIFGDYVATYVHYPGLPSLVPIPGSLGPVSSNEDPFGANIHNRSHHKINSKMVAIIALSAVVFVLMCFAIGIIWRFKVLKNSHATGPISSSSITRKGGMRSSFSGTSSSTASFASTIGTCPSTVKTFTITELEKATENFSFSKIIGEGGYGRVYRGIIEDGVEVAVKLLTRKHQNRDREFIAEVEMLSRLHHRNLVKLIGICIERSTRCLVFELVPNGSVESHLHGSDKIYGPLDFDTRMKIALGAARGLAYLHEDANPHVIHRDFKASNVLLENDFTPKVADFGLAKEASDGMDHISTQVMGTFGYVAPEYAMTGHLLVKSDVYSYGVVLLELLSGRKPVDMTQPPGSENLVTWARPLLTTREGLQRLVDPSLPAGYDFEKLAKAAAIASMCVHIEASQRPFMGEVVQALKLIHSCGGAAGDETCSGSFGGGATEESPWNDGSRSTWNDGPATPGPALALGYGSDPAGAADDERRPRSASSAVLDKIESLAMYDWSGPLRSKGRLSFYRLRGSMSEHGRPSDDGSVEGYLM